A window of Nitrospirae bacterium YQR-1 genomic DNA:
TTATGCTCAAGTTTATAATCTAAATTCTTTATAACTCCTTTCCCTAAATTCACTACTCCCTCATAAATGAAGTAACTACCGTCATCCAGTGTTTTTCTTATTAGAATATTGTGTGAGCCGGGGGCTACCTTTGTCTCAACCGGAGGCTCCCCTAAGAGCATCTCATCCACATAGACTTCGGCATCCAGGTGGTCACAAGTTATCGTCAGGTTTGACTTATGCTCCATAAATATATATACCTGATAAACGATGGCAAGTATTCCGCCAAGGATTATAATTATCGCTAAAGTGTTTAGAATTTCCATCAGCTTAGAATAATCAAATTAATGTTTTTTTTTCAAGCGGTTCCATTATCTTAAATAAGATTACCTCTCATACCAAGTAGCAGTCAAAAGAGTAACGAGGCGGCTGGGAACAAGCGACGCCTCCCCTCACAGGGGATTCCCTTTTTTAGAGGAGACGTTGAGGAGCTTTTGACACACGCCAACAAAGTTAATCGAATGAATGCAATTTGGTATCAGTTGACACACAAGGATGTGTTTTGAGATAATTATAATGTTCAGAGGGGTTTTCTTGAATAGTTTTTTCCAGAGAGGAAGACTGAGAGGTTTACCCCAAAATTAAAAAAATTACGGAGGAATAACGATGTCATCTGCAAGAAAAACCCTTTTTGGGGTTTTGTTGTTACTAAGCGGAATTGTAGCGGGGTTAGTGTTATCGTCAAACCTCAATATCCATAACCAATCAATCGCTCAATATAAGGAAGTATCCCCGCAGAGCAAGTCTATTCTTGAGCAGCTCAGCACCGCCCTTACTGAGGTTTCAGATGCTGCAAAGCCCTCTGTTGTTAATATCTCCATTACTAAAAAAGTTACAATGCAGAACTCTTTTGGAAATTTCTTTGAAGACCCCATGTTTAAGAGGTTTTTTGGGGATGAATCCCCTTTTCATGCTCCGCATAACAAGAAATTTGAATCCAAGGCACTGGGCTCGGGTGTAATAGTGCGTCAGGATGGCTATATTCTAACCAATAGCCATGTGGTAAGAGAAGTGGATGAGATAATGGTAAAGCTCTCTGACAAGAAAGAGTACAAGGGTAAGGTGATAGGCTCTGACCCTAAAACTGACCTTGCTGTTATTAAAATAGATGCTACAGATTTGCCGGTGCTTAAGATGGCTGACTCAGATAGGCTGCGTGTCGGTGAGATAGTGGTGGCAATAGGCAACCCTTATGGTTTAAGCCAGACAGTCACAATGGGGATAGTCAGCGCCGTGGGCAGATCAGATGTCGGTATAGCCGACTATGAGGATTTTATCCAGATAGACGCCGCAATAAATCCCGGCAACTCAGGCGGTGCTTTGGTTAACAGCCGTGCCGAACTTGTGGGAGTTAATACGGCAATATTTTCAACAAGCGGCGGTTATCAGGGAATTGGTTTTGCCATTCCCTCAAACATGGTCAAAACTGTTATGGAAAGCCTGATGAAAGTTGGTAAGGTGACACGCGGCTGGCTGGGAGTAAATATTCAACCTCTGACGCCGGAGCTGGCCAGGTCTTTTGGTACGAAAGTGCAAAAGGGGGTTCTAATTGCAGATGTTATGGACGGAGGCCCGGCTGATAAGGCGGGACTTAAGCGAGGGGATGTTATTATTTCCTTTGAGGGTAAAGAGGCTGAGTCAACAAGAGCTCTGAGAAATGCTGTGGCTGGTACCCAACCCGGTTCTGCTGTTTCAATGATAATAGTTCGTGACGGTAAGGAGATTAACGTAAAGGTGGTGGTAGGTGAGTTACCGGATGAAAAACAGCCCGCACTTTCAACCCCGTCAGGGCAATCACAACAGAGCAGATTAAAAGGCGTTAGTGTTCAGGACCTAACCCAATCCATAAAGGACAGATTCAATATGCCGGCAAAAGTTACCGGTGTTATTGTTACTAATGTTTCCGATGAAAGCCCTGCCGCCTCAATTCTCAAGCAAGGTGATGTAATTCAGGAGATAAACAAGAAACGTATAAACAGTATAAAGGACTATGAACAGATATTGAGCGCCATTAAAAAGGATGATGACTTGCTTCTGCTGATAAACCGCAACGGCGCCTTTATATATGTAACGATTTCAAATAAGAACTAACAGATGGTAACAGGCTGAGGTAACCGGCGGGGTGTTCAATAGCATGCACCCCGCCTTTATTTTAACTCTGTGCGGATCAATTTTTCAGATGTGTGACATATACCAAGTTGCATTAATTAGCATAAACGCATAAAATAAAAGCTCAGAACTTCGAAAACAATATTATCTGTATATTGGGGGATTGGTATATGGTGGTGGGACGCAGAAAATTACAAATATTTATGTTGACTGCTGTGGTTTTGTTTTTTTCAATATTTTCAGGTGTTGTCAATAGTGAAGACTTTGCTAAAGTAGATGTGTTTACACCGGAGGGCGCTGTTAAAAATATAAGACAGGTAGCGGTGCGATTTTCCGAGCAGATTGTTCCCTTTGGCGACCCTTTTCTTAAAGACCCCTTTGATACCAATTGCACGGATAACGCCACAGGCAGATGGATTGACGGTAAGAACTGGTCTTACGATTTTGCCGCTGATTTACCTGCCGGAGTTAAGTGTGACTTTAAATTAAAAGACGGACTTAAAACCCTTTCCGGTAAGACCGTCGACGGCAAAAATGAGTTTAGTTTCTCTACAGGCGGACCAGCCGTTGTGCGGCCTGACCCCTATGAAGGGTCTTTGATAGAAGAGGAACAAGCATTTCTGTTTTTACTTGATTCCACAGTGGATGAAAAATCGGTTTTGGAACACGTTTATTGTTCTGTCAGCGGGATAGGTGAGAAAATCGGTGTGATGCCGGTAGATGATAAAAAGAAAAAAGAAATTATAAAAAGCATGTGGGTAGAGGACAGAAAAACTCCGAAGCTGATTTTTCAGTGCAAACGGGCACTGCCTCCTGACAAAGAGGTCAAAATAGTGTGGGGTGCCGGGGTAAAATCTAAAAGCGGTGTGGCCACAACTACAGATCAGGTCATTACCTATAAAACCCGCCCACCGTTTACCATCACTTTTGAGTGCCAAAGAGAACGCCCCGAAAAACAATGTATTCCCCTGACAAACATGAAAATACTATCATCTGCCCCAATACCGTGGAGTGTGGCCAAAGAGATTACTCTAAAAGCAGACAATGGTAAAACATGGAAACTCAAAGACAAAGGTGAGCACAACAACGATACAGGTGTGACTTACGCATATTTTGAAGGACCGTTTCCAGAAAAGTCAGGCTTTACAATTAATCTGCCTGCAAATATAAAAGACGACTCCGGCAGGGTACTTTCAAATCTTAATAAATTCCCGCTTAAAGTATCTACCGATGAGTACCCGCCACTAGCGAAATTTGCCTCACGTTTTGGCATTGTCGAGTTAAACGCAACACCTGCGCTTCCCATAACTGTCAGAAATGTGGAAAGTCTGCTTAAAATGTCCCACGCTACTAAGGGTGCCTCAGCAGCAGGGGGAGTTAAAGGTAAGATTCACAATGTTGCCAGAGGTGACGATGAGGCCATAATCAAGTGGCTGAGGATTCTATCGGCGGCTGAAAGGGAAAAACCTATACTTACAGGCAAAGAGGAAACTGAAAACCTGTCAATTCCGCTTCCAGGAGCCGGTAAAGATTTTGAAGTTGTAGGGATTCCTCTTAAAACACCCGGATTTCATATAATAGAGCTTCAGAGTAATATCTTAGGCCTACACCTGTTAGAAAATAAAAAAACCATGTATGTGCAGGCCGGAGCGCTGGTAACTAATTTAGCGGCACATTTTAAATGGGGACGGGAATCATCCGTTGTCTGGGTTACAACGCTCGATACGGCTGAACCGGTTAAAGACGCCGATGTCACCCTAAGAGACTGTAATGGTAAAATCCTGTGGCAGGGTAAAACAGACGGAAGCGGAGTTGCTAAAATTAATAAAGAGATTTCATCTAAAAATCTTCCCTACAATAACCTTAAATCAAATTACACTGAAAATCCCAATTCACTAAACAGCATTGGAGGCGGACTGTTTGTTTTTGCAAGGAAAGACAATGATGTAACCTTTATCCATTCCAGTTGGGACAACGGCATAGAGCCGTGGAGATTCAATCTACATTCAGATGATTATTCTTCACCGGATAAGATGACTATTCACACGGTTTTTGACCGGACACTTTTCCGGGCAGGCGAGACAGTGCACTTCAAACACGTTGCCAGGGAGAGAACCGGTCAGGGGTTTGGATTTGTAAAACCTGAGGAACTTCCCAATCAGATGACTATAACTCATCGTGGAAGCGAGCAACGTTACAACATCTCATTAAAGTGGAACCCAGGCGGCCATGCCGAGGGTATGTGGAAAATCCCAAAAGATGCAAAATTGGGAAATTATGAATCCCTTCTGTCTAAAAGTACAGGGAAAGGAACAGAGTTCCCCACCGGCTCGTTTAAAGTTGAGGAGTTCCGGGTGCCGCTTATGAGAGGGCAGTTGACTGCTCCCCGGGCTCCGCTTATAAAACCAAAGGATGTAGCTTTTAACATCTCTGCTGCGTATCTTTCCGGTGGTGGAGCTTCAAAGCTGCCGGTAAAGGTAAGAGCCGAGATCAGCGCTTATCTGCTGCATTTCCCTGAGTTTGAGGATTTTATTTTCACAGGCGCTGAGATGAAAGAGGGGATTGTGGCAACTGAGGGTGATGAGTGGAACTCTGATGATGATATGCACAGAGAGAGCATATCAAATGATAAACCATTTAAACTTGAGACCTTGAGTTTTAATCTTGACGGTGGAGGGGGAGGCAGGGCGGTTTTTGATAAAATCCCTGAAATTACAGCTCCGGCAATGCTTACAGCGGAGTTACAGTATAACGATCCTAACGGTGAGGTTCAGACCGTCTCCACGCATACCAACGTGTATCCTTCCCGGTACTTAGCAGGAATAAAGACTCAGAGTTGGGCGATGGTCAAAGACACGGTCAGATTTCAGGTTGTGGTAGTGGATCCACAGGGTAAGCCTGTAGCCAATGCCTCAGTCAAATCCAATCTTTTTCAGAGAAAAACCTACAGCCACAGGCGGCGTATAACCGGCGGGTTTTATGGCTATAGCCATGTGACTGAAATAAAGAAAGCCGGTACGGCCTGTGAGGGCAAAACCAACAACATGGGGCTTTTGCTCTGTGAGGCTGTTGCTCCAGTTGGTGGTAATCTTATAATAGAGGCTGTGACAACGGACGACTCCGGTAACAAGTCATTTTCAAACGCTGAGGTTTGGGTCTCAGACGGCACAGACTGGTGGCTCTCCGGCACAGGCAACAGCGACAGGATAGATGTTATCCCTGAGAGGAGAAAGTACGAGGCCGGTGAGACTGCCCGCTTTCAGGTTAGAATGCCTTTCAGGGAAGCCACGGTACTGGTCTCAGTTGAGCGTGAGGGTGTTATCGAATATTTTGTAAAGAAAGTAAGCGGTAAGGAGCCTGTGTTTGAGCTTCCGGTAAAGAGCAACTATACACCGAATGTTTATGTTTCGGTCTTTGCCGTACGGGGACGCATAGGGGACGAAAAGCCAGGGTTTCTGTTTGATCCCGGAAAACCGGCCTATAAGTTCGGCCTCAGTAAAATCCGGGTTGGCTGGAAACCAAACACGTTAAACGTGGAGGTTAAAGCAGACCGGCAGACTTATAAAATCCGCACCAAAGCAAATGTTAAAATCAAGGTGGCAACAGCAGATGGAAAAACCGTACCTGCCGGTTCCGAGGTAGCGGTGGCGGCTGTGGATGAGGGACTGCTGGAGCTTTACCCTAATACCAGTTGGAATTTATTAAAGGCTATGATGGGCGAGCGCCCCTATGAGGTGTTGACCTCAACCGCCCAGATGATGGTAATCGGTAAGCGTCATTTCGGAAAGAAAGCGCTTCCGCATGGCGGCGGTGGTGGAAAACAAATTACCAGAGAGCTTTTTGACACACTACTGCTTTGGAAGGGTACTGTTAAGGTTGACTCTAATGGAGAGGCTGCGGTGGAAATTCCGTTAAACGATTCCCTTACCTCATTTAAAATAGTAGCGGTGGCAACGTCAGGGGCAAACCTGTTTGGAACGGGTGAGACCTCAATAAAATCCTCTCAGGATTTAATATTGTTTGCCGGTACACCTGCCATTGTGCGTGAAGGGGATAAATTCATGGCCGGCTTTACCATAAGAAACGGCTCAGAGCGCAACATGGATACGGAGGTTGCACTAAGCCTGACGATGGATGGAAAAGGGGAGAGGACTCCGCTTAGTAAAATAACAAAAAAGTTAACACCGGGTGAGGCAAAGGAGACTGCATGGGAAATCACGGTTCCCTATGGTGTTAAAAAAATTGATTATGAGATTGAAGCCAAAGAAGTTGGCGGTGAGGCTGTGGATAAACTCAAAAAATCATCCAAAGTGCTTGAGGCCGTAAAGGTGAGAACATTTCAGGCCGTTCTTACTCAGCTTAAAGATAAGAAATACACGCTTGAGGTTGAAAAACCAAAGGATGCCGTCTCAGATAAAGGCGGGATAAATGTGAAAGTCACCGGGCAGCTGTCAAACGGGCTGGATGGGGTTGTAAGCTACATGAACACATATCCCTACACATGCCTTGAACAGAGGATATCTAAAGCTGTAGCACTAAGGGACAAAAAAGAATTAAACAAAATAATGGACACACTCCCGTCATATCTTGACGTTAACGGTTTCGCTAAGTTCTTTCCAACGATGCTTGAGGGCAGCGATGTGCTGACCTCATACATACTGTCTATACTTAACGAGGGAGGATATAAGGTCCCTGAGCCTGCTGTATTGCAGATGCTTAGCGCACTAATCAATTTTGTTGAGGGAAAGGTTACACGAACTTCGGCGCTGCCGGCGGCTGACTTATCAATAAGAAAGATTGCGGCAATTGAGGCTCTCTCCCGCTACTCAATGGCTAAACCCGAACATCTTAAGCCGATAACCATAGAGCCCAACCTGTGGCCGATTTCCGCCCTGCTTGACTGGATAAACATCCTGCGCAGGGAGCAAAGTATTGCCAATCATGATAAACTCCTTAAAGAGGCAAAAACCATCCTGCGTTCAAGAATGAACATTCAGGGCACAGTCATGCTGCTTTCAAAGGATGTCAACCAAAACCTCTTTTGGCTGATGTCCTCACCGGATACAAACACGGTTAAAACCCTGCTTACGGTGCTTCCATTTGATGACTGGAAGGAGGACATCCCTCGTCTAACTAACGGTACAATTCAGGCTCTGAAACGAGGATACTGGAGCACCACTGTTGCCAATGCATGGGGAGTTGTGGCAATGGACAGATTTTCAGAGAAATTTGACAACTTAAAGGTAACCGGAACAACGTCTGCATCCTTAGCTGATAAGAGCAAAAAAATTGACTTCAATAAATCCGCTAAAGGCGGCACAATGTCTTTTGAATGGCCTGCCGCGCAGGGAAGCAAAGTAGAAGTCCTTCACAGCGGCGATGGTGCACCGTGGGTAACTGTTTCATCACTTGCAGCTATAGCGCTTAAAGAGCCGGTTTCAACCGGATACAAAATAAAGAAAACTGTAGAGGCGATTGAACAAAAAACCAGCAGCAAATGGTCAAAGGGTGATGTTGCAAGTGTAACACTTGAGATAGATGCCCAAAGTGATATGACTTGGGTGGTTGTCTCTGACCCAATCCCCGCAGGCTCATCAATATTAGGCACCGGCCTCAAAAGAGATTCCTCCATACTTTCCACCTCCTCCGGTAAGGGAACTACTCCGATGGGATATGCCGTAGAGGTTTACAGGGAAAACTCATTTGAAGGCCTAAGAGCTTACTACCAGTATGTTCCAAAAGGGAAATTCAGCGTCTCATACAACGTCAGGTTTAATAACGAGGGAACATTCATACTGCCCGAGAGCCGTGTAGAAGCCCTCTATGCCCCCGAAATGTTCGGTGAAATTCCAAATAAGCAGTTAGAGATAGGTAAATAGGAGAAGGAGAGAAAAAGAAGGGAAGAGAGAGAATGGGAAGGCGCCGCCTTCCCCTTAAACCCCATCCGCAAGGGAGCGAGGCCCCCTTGACCCCTTTATTGAACTGTATCCTCTTTTTCGCTCACTATGATATAATAAAATATATGGTGGGTTATATGACTATGATGTCGTTTCGGTATAGGTTTGCCGGCATAAAAACAGGAGGTCTGTTTTATGAAAATACTGATAGCTGATGATGACTATTCAAGCCGTACAATGCTGCAGAGCTTTCTGGAAAACTACGGGGATGTTGACGTTACTATAAACGGCTCCGAAGCTATTGCTGCTTTTCTAAGTGCCATTGAAGCCGGATATCCCTATGGCCTCATTTGTCTTGATATTATGATGCCGGAGATGGATGGAATCAGCGCTTTAGCACACATTCGCAGCAAAGAAAAGGCGATGGGGATTACACCGGACAAAGAGGTCAAAATCATTATGACTACAACCCTTGATGCCCCTTCAGACTTAATTGACGCTTTCTACAAGGGGGTAAACAGGTGTAACGATTATACTACAAAACCTGTTGATTTACAAAAACTTACTGAAATACTTGAAAAATACGGTTTATCGAGATGATAAGGGGCATCAGAGCCTGAGGATGCAAGAGGACACATCAGCGGATTTCACCTTGTGGTTTTAAAAGCAGCGTTGTGATTTCTTTTATAACTTTCTCTGATTCAAATTGTATATTTTCTATAAAATTTAGTATTTTTGCCTCTTCATTCTGAAAACTACCCTTTAATTCCTTAAGCGCAAGCTCCATTCTAAAAGCCTCACTTCTGAGCCCTGTAGCTCCCACATTTGCAGACATTCCAATAATCAAATGTATGTGACTCTTTAATCCTTCCAAATTGCGGGCTTCAAACAACGATTTAAGTAAAGCTATCCGCCCCGGTGCATCCTCTGTGAAGGCTTGCCACATGTCTCTGAGAACCCTCTCATCATTTTGAACTCTCTGTAGTACCTTTTTTACATTTAGTGACATGCCGGAGGTTCTCTGAGCCGGTTGATGTAAAACGGCGGGCTGTGACCTGGAAAGATAATCAGTGCCGGAGTGCTGCCTAATAAATGGTGTTTCAGCAGCTACATGCCTTGAAGCTGTATGCTTGTCAATCATGTTATACAACTCATCGGCATCCACCGGTTTTGAAATATAATCAGAAGCTCCCGCCTCAAGACAATGCTCTCTATCTCCTTTTAGCGCATGGGCTGTCATGATAATTACCGGGACATCTTTATTTATCTCACACTCTTTTGCACCCCTTATGTGCCGTGTTGCCTCTAAGCCGTCCATAACGGGCATCTGTACGTCCATGATGATGAGATCGAAGTAGTTCTCAGAGAGCTTATCTATAGCCTCCCGTCCGGTTCCTGCCACATCAGGGAAAATCCCCCGCCTCTGCAGCAACTTCACTGTAAGTGTTTGATTTACCACATCATCATCAGCGATTAAAACTCTAAGTGCCCTTCTTGACTCAAGCACTCTGTGGCGGTTCAAAAGCAACGCTATGGGGTTATCCCAATTCTCAGTCAGTATAGAAAGTACTTCCATTAAATCAGACTTGTAAATCGGTTTGACTAAAAACCCTGAAATGCCAAGCTCACGGCACTGTGCCTCATCTACATTTAAACCTGATGAGATGAGCATAATCACTTTTACCTGTGATAGCCTCTCCATAGACTTCATATTTCTTGAAAAAGCAAATCCGTCCATGTCTGTCAGTTGGAAATCTACAATAACTATATTATATTGTACAGTTGACCATGTAAGCATACCGGAGGCCTCATAGCCCCCTGAGGCCGTATCAACGTAAAACCCCTCACCTCTGAGTATATCGGCCAATCTCCTGCAGGTGGAGGCATTACTATCCACTAATAGTATGCGCTTGCCGGTTACATCAATCTTTTCTGTTGACGAGGCTGAAAGAACAGGCCCTGATGATGCTGAAAACCCGGCAGTGAAATGAAAAGTGCTGCCCTTGCCTGGTTTGCTTTCCACCCAAACCTCACCACCAAGCATTGCCACTATTTTTTTCACTATTGCAAGCCCAAGCCCCGTGCCCTCATATTTTTTGGTTGCAAACTCCTCAAGCATGGTAAAACTGTCAAAAATTATGCCCAGCTTTTCTCCTGGAATACCTATCCCTGTATCAGAGACTGAAAAATGTAACAAATACGGCTGGTTCACAAACGGCGGTTCTGTTTTTGTAATATGGTGTGCCATGTCAGCCTTTAACTCTATTTTACCCTTCTCCGTAAATTTTATTGCGTTGCCGATAAGATTAACCAACACCTGTTTCAACAGGCCTGAGTCTCCTCTTAATGCTGCCGGTACATTTGGCGAGATTTCAGTGCTAAACATAACCCCCTTGTTTGCAGCCGTAATAATTAAGGGCTCTGTTGTGGTTTTTATTGTACTAATCAAATTAAAGTCCGCTTCCTTTATCTCCATTTTACCGGCTTCTATTTTAGAAAAATCCAGGATACCGTTTAAGAGATCAAGGAGGTGAGCTGCCGAGTTTTTAACAATAGTGAGATACTCTCTCTGCTGCGTATCAACAAGAGTATCCAGTGCAAGGTTAGTCATCCCTATTATACCGTTTAAGGGGGTGCGAAGCTCATGGCTCATGTTAGCTAAAAATACACTTTTTGCTTTGTTTGCAGCCTCGGCTGACTCTTTAGCCTTGTGCAGCTCTGCTTCAGTTTGCTTACGTCTGCTTATGTCTCTTATAATGCCTGTATAAAAACTATCGCCCTTTGCCTGCCACAGGGCAAGAGATATTTCTACCGGAAATTCCTTGCCGTCTTTCTTTAGCGCTTCCAGCTCAAAGGTCTTTCCTATCAGGTTTGATTTCCCTGTCTGCGATACTCTCTTTACTCCTTCTTTGTGCTTTTGCCTGAACTTCTCAGGAATTATTATTGTAATATCATTACTCACTGCCTCTTGTGCAGAATAACCGAATATATACTCCGCCGCTCTGTTCCAATAGATTATCTCATGGTTGCCGTCTATTGTTATAATCGCATCACCGGCGGTGTCCAATACCGATTGCAGCTTTTTCTGATAGATTTCAAGTGATTTGTCGGCATACTGCCGCAATGCTTTCTCTTGTTTTAATTCCTCGTGAGCTTTACTTAGTCTCTCTATGAGTTCATCGGTGTTCTTATCCGTGGATTTCATCATAGTCATCAGTGTTTATATTATATCTGAAATACTGTTGAATTTGCACGAAACTTATACCAAGTTGCATTCATTCGATTAACTTTGTTGGCTTCGTCGAAAGCTCCTTGACGTCTCCCCTAAAGGGGAAATCCCCTGTTAAGGGGAGGTGTCGCTTTCTCCTTGCCGCCTCGTTACTCTTTTGACTGCTACTTGGTATTATTTCAGATAAATGCTGCCGAAATCCGATTATTTCAACATTTATATCGGATTTCGGGTGCTATATAAAGTATAAAAAAAGCTGCTGTAATGTGGTATAATAAACTTTGTACATATGGAAAGGATAGGAATTTATGTTGTACATTTTGAAAAAATTTATCTTGAGTAAATAACCGGTAATTGTGTAAATTAGCATACGATGAATATATTTACGCTAAACTCAGACGACACTGCTTTACTGATTGTAGATATTCAGGAAAAGTTAGCTGCGGTTACAGAGGGCAGGGAGGACGTTATAATTAATACCGGCCATCTTATTGAGACGGCACGGCTTCATAATATGCCGATAATAGTAACCGAACAGTACCCTAAGGGCATTGGGCATACTGTGAAGAAACTTAAGGATGCGCTGGAAGGGACAGAGATTTATGAAAAAATAACTTTCAGCGCCTGTGGTATAGACAATTTCTATGAAAAACTTCAAAAGAGGCCTAAGGTGTTGCTCTGTGGGATAGAGACCCACATCTGCGTCCTGCAGACTGCTCTGGATTTATTAAACAAGGGTTATGTAGTTCATGTTGTAAGTGATTGTGTCTCATCCAGGAAGAGTTATAATAAGGAAACAGGCCTGAGTTTTATGCACGACGCCGGGGCTGTGATAACAACTGCCGAGACGGCGATTTTTCAGATATTAAAACAGGCGGCAACCGACAACTTTAAAGCCATATCAAAGAGGATAAAATAGCATGAGCAATGGGACGGTAGTGGATTTCTCAAAAGACGTGGATGGGCTGAAAAGCCGGATATTTTATGATATTTTAAATATCGTGGGGCGTGTGTTTGTAATAGTGCGGCATGCACCTGATGTTGTAATCGGGCAGCGGGGTTTTTTAGATACCGAGAAGCACAACGGATTGGTGTTGGTATTTAATCAGAGAATGGACTTTACATGGGGAGCAAACGGCTTGATAGAGGCGGTGTTGCAGTTTGACGGCAAACCCGAGACCTGCTCAATTCCGTCAGAGCACATCCTGGCCATATACTCCCCTGAAATCCAGGTTCAGTTTGTTTCCATGTACCAAAGGGAAGATATAAACAGCCCAGTGGAAAACGGTACAGGCAAGGATGAGACGACAGCCGGGCAGCAGAGCTCTTACGATAATGTGCTTAGGGTGGATTTCACAAAGAAAAAGAAAAAATAAACGTGCCGCACCTTAAGTCTTACGATGTAATAGTTGTCGGGGGCGGCCATGCCGGCACTGAGGCTGCCCTTGCTGCTGCAAAGATGGGGCTTAGTACCTGTCTTTTTACTATGAGTCTTGACACCATAGGGCAGCTCTCTTGTAATCCCGCAATTGGAGGCCTTGCCAAAGGCCATATTGTCAGAGAAATAGACGCTATAGGCGGTATAATGGCAAAGGCTGCCGATTTTTCAGGTATTCAGTTCCGTCTGCTTAACCGCTCCAAAGGGCCCGCTGTCTGGTCCTTACGGGCACAGGCCGATAGGGTACTTTACAGGGTATTCATAAAACGGGTACTTGAGGAGGCGGAAAATCTCGATATCAAACAAATCGCCGTTACGGAACTCATCAGTGACAACACTAAAAACCGTGTAACCGGAGTGGTGACAGCCCTTGGCACTCAGTACCTGAGTAAGGCTGTAATTGTAACGACCGGCACGTTTTTAAACGGTCTTATTCATATCGGATTGAGGAGTTTTTCAGCGGGAAGAGCCTGGGAGTTTCCATCATCGGGGCTTTCTGAGTCGTTAAGCGCTCTGGGGTTGAAAATCGGCAGGCTTAAAACCGGAACGCCTCCCAGATTAGACGCCAAAACAATAAATTTTGATAAAATGGAGGCTCAGTGGGGCGATACTCCCCCTGTGCCGTTTTCCTTTTCCACGGAGGAAATCCTAAACACTCAACTGCCCTGTTACATCACCTACACAAATGAAAAAACCCATGAAATAATACGGGATTCACTTGACCGCTCACCTCTGTATAGTGGTAAGATCAGCGGCGCCGGCCCTCGTTATTGTCCCTCCATAGAG
This region includes:
- a CDS encoding response regulator yields the protein MMKSTDKNTDELIERLSKAHEELKQEKALRQYADKSLEIYQKKLQSVLDTAGDAIITIDGNHEIIYWNRAAEYIFGYSAQEAVSNDITIIIPEKFRQKHKEGVKRVSQTGKSNLIGKTFELEALKKDGKEFPVEISLALWQAKGDSFYTGIIRDISRRKQTEAELHKAKESAEAANKAKSVFLANMSHELRTPLNGIIGMTNLALDTLVDTQQREYLTIVKNSAAHLLDLLNGILDFSKIEAGKMEIKEADFNLISTIKTTTEPLIITAANKGVMFSTEISPNVPAALRGDSGLLKQVLVNLIGNAIKFTEKGKIELKADMAHHITKTEPPFVNQPYLLHFSVSDTGIGIPGEKLGIIFDSFTMLEEFATKKYEGTGLGLAIVKKIVAMLGGEVWVESKPGKGSTFHFTAGFSASSGPVLSASSTEKIDVTGKRILLVDSNASTCRRLADILRGEGFYVDTASGGYEASGMLTWSTVQYNIVIVDFQLTDMDGFAFSRNMKSMERLSQVKVIMLISSGLNVDEAQCRELGISGFLVKPIYKSDLMEVLSILTENWDNPIALLLNRHRVLESRRALRVLIADDDVVNQTLTVKLLQRRGIFPDVAGTGREAIDKLSENYFDLIIMDVQMPVMDGLEATRHIRGAKECEINKDVPVIIMTAHALKGDREHCLEAGASDYISKPVDADELYNMIDKHTASRHVAAETPFIRQHSGTDYLSRSQPAVLHQPAQRTSGMSLNVKKVLQRVQNDERVLRDMWQAFTEDAPGRIALLKSLFEARNLEGLKSHIHLIIGMSANVGATGLRSEAFRMELALKELKGSFQNEEAKILNFIENIQFESEKVIKEITTLLLKPQGEIR
- a CDS encoding hydrolase, which produces MNIFTLNSDDTALLIVDIQEKLAAVTEGREDVIINTGHLIETARLHNMPIIVTEQYPKGIGHTVKKLKDALEGTEIYEKITFSACGIDNFYEKLQKRPKVLLCGIETHICVLQTALDLLNKGYVVHVVSDCVSSRKSYNKETGLSFMHDAGAVITTAETAIFQILKQAATDNFKAISKRIK
- a CDS encoding ClpXP protease specificity-enhancing factor SspB yields the protein MSNGTVVDFSKDVDGLKSRIFYDILNIVGRVFVIVRHAPDVVIGQRGFLDTEKHNGLVLVFNQRMDFTWGANGLIEAVLQFDGKPETCSIPSEHILAIYSPEIQVQFVSMYQREDINSPVENGTGKDETTAGQQSSYDNVLRVDFTKKKKK